A window of the Chthonomonas sp. genome harbors these coding sequences:
- the asnS gene encoding asparagine--tRNA ligase: MDFRRQYVKDLFSLAPGTQASAYGWVKTRRDSKGVSFVQLSDGSCFKDLQIVIEAGSLPEDTMKLLTTGASVRFDGEIVASPAAGQSVEFKAASAEVYGPADPEKYPLQKKGATMEFLREIAHLRTRGNTFGAVNRVRAEAAFAIHKFFNERGFHYVNTPIITASDCEGAGAMFAVSTSLTAHEDKFNLASTDAKDDFFGKPAYLTVSGQLEAETLALGLTNVYTFGPTFRAENSSTSRHLAEFWMIEPEMAFCSLEGDMNLAEEFLKYVIQHLLDKCSADIDFFNQRIEPELIKTLEHVVSSGFERMTYTEGVKHLQASGEKFEYGVEWGSDLQSEHERWLTEVKVGRPVILTDYPKEIKAFYMRMNEDEKTVRAMDVLAPRIGEIIGGSQREERLDRLEARIVESGLPLEAYWWYLDLRRFGSVPHAGFGLGFERLLMYVTGMKNIRDVIPYYRVPGSADF, from the coding sequence ATGGATTTTCGCCGTCAGTATGTCAAAGACCTGTTCAGTCTCGCACCGGGCACGCAAGCCTCGGCGTACGGTTGGGTCAAAACGCGGCGCGATAGCAAGGGCGTGAGCTTTGTGCAGCTCAGCGATGGCTCGTGCTTTAAGGACCTGCAAATCGTCATTGAGGCCGGCTCGCTGCCCGAGGACACGATGAAGTTGCTGACCACCGGCGCGAGCGTGCGGTTTGATGGCGAAATCGTGGCCTCTCCTGCCGCGGGCCAGTCGGTGGAGTTCAAAGCCGCCAGCGCGGAAGTCTACGGCCCTGCCGATCCCGAGAAGTATCCGCTCCAAAAGAAGGGCGCGACGATGGAGTTCTTGCGCGAGATTGCCCACCTTCGGACCCGCGGCAACACGTTTGGCGCGGTCAATCGTGTGCGCGCCGAGGCCGCCTTCGCGATTCACAAGTTCTTCAATGAGCGCGGATTCCACTACGTCAACACGCCGATCATCACCGCCAGCGACTGCGAGGGCGCGGGCGCGATGTTCGCCGTTTCGACCTCGCTGACCGCGCACGAAGACAAGTTCAACTTGGCCTCAACCGACGCCAAGGACGACTTTTTCGGCAAGCCGGCCTACCTGACCGTGAGCGGGCAGCTGGAGGCGGAAACGCTCGCCCTCGGCTTGACCAACGTGTACACGTTTGGCCCGACGTTCCGCGCCGAAAACAGCAGCACCAGCCGGCACCTGGCCGAGTTTTGGATGATCGAACCAGAGATGGCGTTCTGCTCGCTGGAAGGCGATATGAACCTGGCCGAGGAGTTTCTCAAGTACGTGATTCAGCATCTGCTGGACAAGTGCTCGGCCGACATCGACTTCTTCAACCAACGCATCGAACCCGAGCTGATCAAGACCCTGGAGCACGTGGTGAGTAGCGGATTTGAGCGCATGACTTATACCGAAGGCGTGAAGCACCTGCAGGCATCGGGCGAAAAGTTTGAGTACGGCGTCGAGTGGGGGAGCGACCTGCAAAGCGAGCACGAGCGCTGGCTGACCGAGGTGAAGGTTGGACGCCCCGTGATTCTGACCGACTATCCGAAGGAGATCAAGGCGTTTTACATGCGCATGAACGAGGACGAAAAGACCGTGCGAGCGATGGATGTGCTCGCCCCGCGCATCGGCGAAATCATCGGCGGATCGCAGCGCGAAGAGCGGCTCGACCGCTTGGAGGCGCGCATCGTCGAATCGGGCCTGCCGCTCGAAGCCTACTGGTGGTATCTCGATTTGCGCCGCTTCGGCTCGGTTCCGCATGCCGGATTCGGCCTCGGCTTTGAGCGCCTGCTCATGTACGTGACGGGGATGAAGAATATCCGCGACGTGATTCCTTACTACCGCGTGCCGGGGAGCGCCGATTTCTGA
- a CDS encoding riboflavin synthase, with protein MFTGLVQALGTVRSFDGGRLAVDASWPSDYEPLATGESVAVNGCCLTTIVPGDLIFELSPETIARTAAEKLVVRASVNLERALRVGDRMGGHWVQGHVDGVGEIIAVESRGGHFEYRFAVPSGGERYLIDKGSIAIDGISLTVVSPVGQEFSVWVIPHTRAYTNLANAKVGDRVNLEYDLVAKYVERLNA; from the coding sequence ATGTTCACGGGACTAGTTCAGGCGCTCGGCACGGTTCGCTCGTTTGACGGCGGTCGGCTGGCCGTGGACGCAAGTTGGCCGAGCGACTATGAGCCGCTCGCGACCGGCGAAAGCGTGGCCGTGAACGGCTGTTGCCTCACGACGATTGTGCCCGGCGACCTCATTTTTGAGCTGAGCCCGGAAACCATCGCCCGCACCGCCGCCGAAAAACTCGTAGTCCGCGCGTCGGTCAACCTAGAGCGCGCGCTGCGCGTAGGCGACCGCATGGGCGGGCACTGGGTGCAGGGCCACGTGGATGGCGTCGGCGAGATCATCGCCGTGGAATCGCGTGGCGGCCATTTTGAGTACCGATTTGCGGTGCCGAGCGGCGGCGAGCGCTATCTGATTGACAAAGGCTCCATCGCCATCGATGGCATTAGCCTGACGGTTGTGTCGCCGGTCGGCCAAGAGTTCAGCGTGTGGGTGATTCCGCACACCCGAGCCTACACCAATCTGGCCAACGCCAAAGTGGGCGATCGGGTGAATCTGGAATACGATCTCGTTGCGAAGTACGTCGAACGCCTAAACGCTTAG
- the ccsA gene encoding cytochrome c biogenesis protein CcsA: protein MAITRRLSFWTFVVFGLVGSLFTLRAPAANDFAQGELAKILFFHLPAAILTVVTATFAAVWAVRYLRGRNAIHEVKMGAALDFSGFLSAYTMFSGILFSKSQWGEWYHGDPRQTSFLFVLLILGAGLSLRGAISDPDQRAKISAAYTAFSYLPILFLITVYPRLPQVANTSLHPSDTIQKGRLDSTYSVGVLLIIVSLCAFWSLVTRLRTEAFLSRQSHELDADHSAPGPVVRPRPDARP, encoded by the coding sequence GTGGCCATCACTCGCCGGCTCTCCTTTTGGACATTCGTGGTTTTTGGCCTCGTCGGCAGCTTGTTCACCCTTCGCGCTCCGGCAGCGAATGATTTCGCCCAGGGCGAACTCGCCAAAATTCTCTTCTTTCACTTGCCGGCCGCAATCCTGACGGTCGTGACCGCGACCTTTGCCGCCGTGTGGGCGGTCCGTTACCTGCGCGGTCGCAACGCGATTCACGAAGTAAAGATGGGCGCGGCCCTTGACTTCAGCGGATTTCTGAGCGCGTACACGATGTTCAGCGGGATCCTCTTTAGCAAGAGCCAGTGGGGCGAGTGGTACCACGGCGACCCGCGACAGACGTCATTTCTGTTCGTCTTGCTGATTCTCGGGGCGGGACTCTCGTTGCGCGGCGCAATCTCTGATCCCGATCAACGCGCCAAGATCAGCGCCGCGTACACCGCGTTTTCGTACTTGCCGATCCTGTTCCTCATCACCGTGTACCCGCGGTTGCCCCAGGTCGCCAACACCTCGTTGCACCCCAGCGACACGATCCAAAAGGGCCGTCTCGACTCAACCTACAGCGTGGGCGTGCTCCTGATTATCGTCTCTCTCTGCGCGTTTTGGTCGCTCGTCACGCGCCTTCGAACCGAAGCTTTTCTCTCTCGACAATCTCATGAATTGGATGCTGATCATTCTGCCCCTGGTCCTGTGGTCCGGCCTCGCCCTGATGCTCGCCCGTGA
- the guaA gene encoding glutamine-hydrolyzing GMP synthase: MSAHQKVLVVDFGGQYSQLIVRRVREIGLFSEMVPWMSAASKIVADRPNAVILSGGPRSVLEDGAPSIDPSVLQGLPVLGICYGHQFLAHALGGKVSKADDREYGKRMLGDRVAGSLAATMSDPQVWMSHGDQVEAPPPGFRVTTSTDSCPIAAFENESGTVFGVQFHPEVTHTPSGKALLEDFVLRRAKLSPDWTSDSFIEAAIASIREEVGERRVLCAVSGGVDSSVVAALMSKAIGSQVTCVFVNHGLLRKHEAETVIEQFGSHFESRLIAIDARDQFFGKLAGVTDPEQKRKIIGEEFVRCFEEHSDELRGCDFLAQGTLYPDVIESGSSTAAKIKTHHNVGGLPDWMRLRVIEPLRWLFKDEVREVGRKLGLPEEMVDREPFPGPGLAVRILGEVTPERVECVQNADWIFRQELREAGLHKSLEIWQSYAALLDVRSVGVMGDERTYQHPIVLRAVRSEDAMTATAVPIPFDVLERITLRIVNEVQGVNRVLYDLTSKPPATIEWE, encoded by the coding sequence ATGAGCGCGCACCAAAAGGTCTTGGTCGTTGATTTCGGCGGGCAATACTCGCAACTGATTGTTCGGCGCGTGCGCGAGATTGGCCTCTTTAGCGAGATGGTGCCGTGGATGAGTGCGGCCAGCAAAATCGTGGCCGATCGTCCCAATGCAGTGATCCTCAGCGGCGGCCCCCGTTCCGTACTGGAAGACGGCGCGCCCAGCATCGACCCCAGCGTGCTGCAGGGCCTGCCCGTGCTCGGCATTTGCTACGGACACCAGTTTTTGGCCCACGCCCTTGGCGGCAAGGTGAGCAAAGCCGACGACCGCGAATATGGCAAGCGCATGCTCGGCGACCGAGTCGCCGGTTCGCTCGCCGCGACCATGAGTGACCCGCAAGTGTGGATGAGCCACGGCGACCAAGTGGAGGCGCCGCCGCCCGGATTTCGGGTGACCACCAGCACCGATTCCTGCCCCATCGCCGCCTTTGAAAACGAATCCGGCACCGTGTTTGGCGTACAGTTTCATCCCGAAGTGACCCACACTCCCAGCGGCAAGGCTCTGCTGGAAGACTTCGTTCTGCGGCGCGCCAAACTGAGCCCGGATTGGACCAGCGACAGCTTTATCGAGGCCGCCATCGCCAGCATTCGCGAGGAAGTGGGCGAGCGACGCGTGCTCTGCGCGGTGTCTGGAGGGGTGGATAGCTCGGTGGTCGCCGCGCTGATGAGCAAGGCGATCGGCTCGCAAGTTACCTGCGTGTTTGTCAACCACGGCCTGCTCCGTAAGCACGAAGCCGAGACCGTGATTGAGCAGTTTGGCTCGCACTTTGAAAGCCGCCTTATTGCGATTGATGCGCGCGACCAGTTTTTTGGGAAGCTCGCGGGCGTGACCGACCCCGAACAAAAGCGCAAGATCATCGGCGAGGAGTTTGTCCGCTGCTTCGAGGAGCACTCCGACGAGCTGCGCGGCTGCGATTTTCTGGCCCAAGGCACGCTGTACCCCGACGTCATCGAGTCCGGGTCGAGCACGGCGGCCAAGATCAAGACGCACCACAACGTGGGCGGCCTGCCCGATTGGATGCGGCTTCGCGTGATTGAGCCGCTCAGATGGCTGTTCAAAGACGAAGTGCGCGAAGTCGGCCGCAAGCTCGGGTTGCCCGAAGAAATGGTGGATCGCGAGCCGTTCCCCGGGCCGGGACTCGCGGTGCGGATTCTCGGCGAAGTCACTCCCGAGCGGGTGGAATGCGTGCAGAACGCGGACTGGATTTTCCGCCAAGAACTCCGCGAGGCGGGCCTGCACAAGTCGCTTGAGATTTGGCAGAGCTACGCCGCGCTCCTCGACGTGCGCAGCGTCGGTGTGATGGGAGACGAGCGCACCTATCAGCACCCGATTGTTCTGCGCGCTGTGCGCAGCGAAGACGCGATGACCGCCACCGCGGTGCCGATTCCGTTCGACGTGCTCGAACGCATCACGCTGCGCATTGTGAACGAGGTGCAGGGTGTCAACCGCGTGCTCTACGACCTTACCAGCAAGCCTCCGGCCACCATCGAATGGGAGTAG
- the secD gene encoding protein translocase subunit SecD, translated as MQSQKQGNLFLLLVIVLAAVSGFLFVDNKISKFQYGLDIQGGVQLTYRMKTEELKKQPTPDELAEMQRNLSDILGNRAGQALGVVEATVGTKGTDSVFVELPGYTNADEARKTMSTTASIKMYHARSVTTERDNLRRYTEVDRTDDGGSSPAVNFVQKSTGKVLTPKDPEYKTMIGTWDLILEGSDLQKASVMLQGNGAQPQFRFSSAGAAKLETWCRKFLTGGEKLAFVLDGVVLSCNPKAEGEILNTEAVLQGSYSPTYAGQLISLLNSGALPVSLEETSNQTLDPTLGKDAMQKMLFAGFISFGVIVLFMLYYYGFPGAVAFVALLLYILFTLTVMKLTSTTFSLAAIAGFILSIGMAVDANILVFERMKEEMREGRSLMTAVQLGFKRALTAIIDSNVCTIITSSFLALFGTGLVKGFATSLIIGVCISLFTAITVTRSLLVFFVGSGIIKSEKLLLPQRNWFGEKFETEAATNPIPIVRKSKKYFIISIISIIPGLVMLFMGGLKPNVEFTGGVDAIYKAGDSNRATVLANLEKGGYAGANAKYLTAAGQKLVSITIPGVKSDDLGAYDKIGTTASLEATETKSFTAVGPTLKKEALEAAYKSIGFSSLAIVLYLSFRFGIALGGIKNGLKFGLSAIAALLHDILFVIGIAAIVGKFMGWEVSSLFVTAMLTVIGFSVHDTIVIFDRIRENLRKPQPGEDFMHLCDRSISQSLARSLNTAGTVIVTLIIMIAFGTPTIDLKFFCVTMLAGIISGTYSSIFNATPILYLWDKANEKSKGPAATLIHQSTAELARARAAAMATTVGGGAVQPGQGQAGRGYGTIKRKNEVEKSEQELD; from the coding sequence TTGCAGTCTCAAAAACAAGGAAATCTCTTTCTGCTACTCGTCATCGTTCTGGCGGCCGTGTCCGGCTTCCTGTTCGTTGACAACAAGATCAGCAAGTTTCAGTACGGTCTGGACATTCAGGGCGGCGTACAGCTGACCTACCGGATGAAGACCGAAGAGCTGAAGAAGCAGCCGACTCCCGATGAACTCGCGGAGATGCAGCGCAACCTCTCGGACATCCTCGGCAACCGCGCCGGTCAGGCGCTCGGCGTAGTCGAAGCCACGGTCGGAACCAAGGGCACGGATAGCGTTTTTGTGGAGCTTCCGGGCTACACGAATGCCGACGAAGCGCGAAAGACGATGTCCACCACGGCGAGCATCAAGATGTATCACGCTCGCAGTGTCACGACCGAGCGCGACAATCTGCGACGGTACACCGAGGTTGATCGCACCGATGATGGAGGATCCTCACCGGCCGTCAACTTCGTGCAGAAGTCAACCGGCAAGGTGCTGACGCCAAAGGACCCCGAATACAAGACGATGATCGGCACTTGGGACCTGATCCTCGAAGGTTCGGATCTGCAAAAAGCGAGCGTCATGTTGCAAGGCAACGGCGCTCAACCTCAATTTAGGTTTAGTTCGGCCGGTGCGGCCAAGCTGGAAACCTGGTGCCGCAAGTTCCTCACGGGTGGCGAAAAGCTTGCGTTCGTTTTGGACGGTGTGGTGTTGAGCTGTAACCCGAAGGCCGAAGGCGAGATTCTGAACACGGAAGCCGTACTGCAAGGCAGCTATAGCCCTACTTACGCAGGCCAATTGATCAGCTTGCTCAACAGCGGTGCGCTTCCCGTCTCGCTGGAAGAAACCAGCAATCAAACGCTCGACCCGACGTTGGGCAAGGACGCGATGCAAAAGATGCTCTTCGCGGGCTTCATCAGCTTCGGCGTAATCGTGCTGTTTATGCTGTACTACTACGGCTTCCCGGGCGCGGTCGCGTTCGTGGCGCTGTTGCTCTACATCCTGTTTACGCTCACGGTGATGAAGCTCACCAGCACCACCTTCAGCCTCGCCGCGATCGCTGGTTTTATCCTGTCGATCGGGATGGCGGTGGACGCCAACATCCTGGTGTTCGAACGCATGAAGGAAGAAATGCGCGAAGGTCGTTCGCTGATGACCGCCGTGCAACTCGGCTTTAAGCGCGCCCTCACCGCGATCATCGACTCGAACGTGTGTACGATCATCACGTCCTCGTTCCTGGCGCTGTTCGGCACCGGCCTTGTTAAGGGCTTCGCCACATCGCTGATCATCGGGGTGTGTATCTCGCTGTTCACCGCGATTACGGTCACCCGCTCGCTGTTGGTGTTCTTCGTTGGGAGCGGCATTATCAAGTCCGAGAAGTTGCTTCTACCGCAGCGCAACTGGTTCGGCGAAAAGTTCGAAACCGAAGCCGCAACGAACCCGATTCCGATTGTTCGCAAGAGCAAGAAGTACTTCATCATCAGCATCATCTCCATCATCCCGGGACTGGTCATGCTGTTCATGGGCGGCCTCAAGCCGAACGTAGAATTCACGGGAGGCGTGGACGCGATCTACAAGGCCGGTGATTCGAACCGCGCGACCGTGCTGGCCAACCTCGAAAAGGGTGGTTACGCCGGCGCCAACGCCAAGTATCTGACCGCAGCTGGCCAAAAGCTGGTCTCGATCACGATTCCCGGCGTCAAGTCCGACGACCTCGGCGCGTACGACAAGATCGGCACCACCGCGAGTCTGGAAGCAACCGAGACCAAGTCGTTCACGGCGGTCGGTCCAACCCTGAAGAAGGAAGCGCTGGAAGCCGCCTACAAGTCCATCGGATTCAGTTCGCTGGCGATTGTTCTGTACCTATCGTTCCGCTTTGGCATTGCGCTGGGCGGCATCAAGAACGGCCTCAAGTTTGGCCTGTCCGCCATCGCCGCGCTGCTGCACGACATTCTGTTCGTCATCGGCATTGCCGCGATTGTCGGGAAGTTCATGGGCTGGGAAGTGTCGTCGCTGTTCGTCACGGCGATGCTGACCGTCATCGGCTTCTCGGTTCACGACACGATCGTCATCTTCGACCGGATTCGTGAGAACCTGCGCAAGCCGCAGCCGGGCGAAGACTTCATGCACCTGTGCGACCGCTCGATCTCGCAGTCGCTGGCGCGATCGCTCAACACGGCGGGAACGGTCATTGTCACCCTCATCATCATGATCGCGTTCGGCACGCCGACCATCGATCTGAAGTTCTTCTGTGTGACGATGCTCGCCGGGATCATCTCGGGTACGTACTCGTCGATCTTCAACGCCACGCCGATCCTGTACCTGTGGGATAAGGCGAACGAAAAGTCGAAGGGGCCGGCAGCAACGCTCATTCACCAGTCGACGGCGGAACTGGCCCGAGCTCGCGCGGCGGCCATGGCCACCACAGTGGGCGGCGGCGCGGTTCAGCCCGGCCAAGGTCAAGCGGGGCGCGGCTACGGCACGATCAAGCGCAAGAACGAAGTCGAAAAGAGCGAGCAAGAACTCGACTAA
- a CDS encoding DUF1080 domain-containing protein, whose amino-acid sequence MRFVLPLLALAATSSFAQTVNLFNGKNLDGWFADVPALDNNGKARMPFIVRDGKLVSLGTPGGHLITKANFADYTLEVKYRFSDKPGNCGVLVHASKPRRLYGMFPQSLEVQMMHKNAGDFWCIGEDVTVPDMVARRGPKESWGVDGDKNRRIVNLTDDSEKPLGEWNVMRIECRDRRVRVWVNGDLVNDGNKCTANRGRIAIQAEGSEVEFEYLRVTPLAKKNPFDPGV is encoded by the coding sequence ATGCGCTTTGTGTTGCCGCTCCTCGCTTTGGCTGCCACTTCCAGCTTCGCCCAAACCGTGAACTTGTTCAACGGCAAGAACCTCGACGGTTGGTTTGCCGACGTGCCCGCCCTGGATAACAATGGCAAGGCGCGGATGCCGTTCATCGTGCGCGATGGCAAACTCGTGAGCCTTGGCACGCCCGGCGGCCACCTTATCACCAAAGCCAACTTCGCGGATTACACGCTCGAAGTGAAGTACCGATTTTCGGACAAGCCGGGCAACTGCGGCGTGCTCGTCCACGCCAGCAAGCCGCGTCGGCTGTACGGCATGTTTCCGCAGAGCCTTGAAGTGCAGATGATGCACAAGAACGCGGGCGACTTTTGGTGCATCGGCGAGGATGTGACCGTGCCCGACATGGTCGCGCGTCGCGGCCCGAAGGAATCTTGGGGCGTGGATGGCGACAAAAATCGCCGCATTGTCAACTTGACCGACGACAGCGAAAAGCCGCTCGGCGAGTGGAATGTGATGCGGATTGAATGTCGCGACCGCCGCGTGCGGGTGTGGGTGAACGGCGACCTCGTGAATGACGGCAACAAGTGCACCGCCAACCGCGGACGCATCGCGATTCAAGCCGAAGGCTCGGAAGTGGAGTTTGAGTACCTGCGGGTGACCCCGCTGGCGAAGAAAAACCCCTTCGACCCGGGCGTTTAA
- a CDS encoding DUF1080 domain-containing protein — protein MRAFGLAVMILVASVGSAKEWQSLFNGKNLDGWTPKIKGYPAGDNFGKTFRVNKGVIQVGYEGYGGKFADRFGHLFYKTPFSRYILRMEYRFFGDQLPDGPGWAWRNSGVMIHSQSADSMALNQDFPVSAEVQFLGGAAEGDRHTGNLCTPGTNVVRDGKIWTPHCWDSTSPTLRGDVWVKAEVEVHGNGAVIHRINGKEVIRYEQVQYDPNDADAKRLVPGKNLQISSGYIALQSESHPIEFRRIEIKQLQP, from the coding sequence ATGCGCGCATTTGGCTTGGCAGTGATGATTTTGGTGGCGAGCGTGGGCTCGGCGAAAGAATGGCAGAGCTTGTTTAACGGGAAAAATCTCGACGGGTGGACGCCGAAAATCAAAGGCTATCCGGCGGGCGACAACTTCGGCAAGACGTTCCGCGTGAACAAGGGCGTGATTCAGGTGGGTTACGAAGGCTACGGCGGAAAATTTGCCGACCGCTTCGGGCATCTGTTCTACAAGACCCCGTTTAGCCGCTACATCTTGCGGATGGAGTACCGATTCTTTGGCGACCAACTCCCCGATGGGCCGGGCTGGGCGTGGCGAAACTCGGGCGTGATGATCCACTCGCAGTCAGCGGATTCGATGGCGTTGAACCAAGACTTCCCGGTGAGCGCCGAAGTGCAGTTTCTCGGCGGGGCCGCGGAAGGCGATCGGCACACCGGCAACCTCTGCACGCCCGGAACCAACGTCGTGCGCGACGGCAAAATTTGGACGCCGCACTGCTGGGATTCGACCTCGCCGACTCTGCGCGGCGACGTGTGGGTGAAGGCCGAAGTGGAGGTTCATGGCAACGGCGCGGTGATTCACCGCATCAACGGCAAGGAGGTGATTCGCTACGAGCAGGTGCAGTACGACCCGAACGACGCCGACGCCAAACGCCTGGTTCCGGGCAAGAACTTGCAGATTTCGAGCGGCTACATCGCGCTCCAAAGCGAGAGTCACCCCATCGAGTTTCGGCGAATCGAGATTAAGCAGCTGCAGCCTTGA